A window of the Cannabis sativa cultivar Pink pepper isolate KNU-18-1 chromosome X, ASM2916894v1, whole genome shotgun sequence genome harbors these coding sequences:
- the LOC115722970 gene encoding calcium-dependent protein kinase 29 has product MGICFSWSKSHEIPISSSSDSPPPSYQQLPKRTHEPWNPTASSSYDTKTPSSFIQKGPILQRPYDDIKSIYKLEKELGRGQFGVTYLCEEKATGRKYACKSIARGKLVTDKDIRDVRREVNILQHLTGQPNIVEFKGAYEDKHNLYLVMELCSGGELFDRITAKGSYSEREAARIFRQIVNVVHVCHFMGVMHRDLKPENFLLVNRDEHSPIKATDFGLSVFIEQGRVYKDIVGSAYYVAPEVLRRNYGKEIDVWSAGVILYILLSGVPPFWGETEKTIFEAIWEGKLDLQSSPWPSISASAKDLIAKMLRIDPRRRITAAEALEHPWLKEDGEVSDKPIDSAVLIRMKQFRAMNKMKKLALKVIAENLSEEEIHGLRQMFNNMDTDGSGTITLEELKTGLSRLGSKLSESEIQQLMEAADVDQNGAIDYIEFITATMHRHRLDRDENLRKAFKYFDKDESGYITREEIRQAMTQYGMGDEAIIDEILDDIDTDKDGMINYEEFAHMMRKGTVDYEDKQR; this is encoded by the exons ATGGGTATTTGCTTTTCTTGGTCGAAATCCCACGAAATTCCAATCTCTTCCTCCTCTGATTCTCCTCCTCCTAGCTACCAACAATTACCCAAGAGAACCCATGAACCATGGAACCCAACAGCATCAAGTTCTTACGATACTAAAACCCCTTCTTCTTTTATTCAAAAAGGGCCCATCTTGCAAAGACCTTATGATGATATAAAATCGATTTACAAGCTCGAAAAGGAGTTGGGAAGAGGTCAGTTTGGGGTAACCTATCTCTGTGAAGAGAAGGCCACTGGGAGAAAATACGCCTGTAAGTCAATTGCCAGAGGAAAACTTGTTACTGACAAAGACATTCGAGATGTCAGAAGAGAAGTCAACATTTTGCAACATCTTACAGGTCAACCCAATATAGTTGAGTTTAAAGGAGCTTACGAGGATAAGCATAATCTGTATTTGGTTATGGAGTTGTGCTCTGGGGGTGAGCTTTTTGATCGGATTACAGCTAAAGGGAGCTATTCTGAGCGTGAAGCAGCAAGAATTTTCAGGCAGATTGTGAATGTCGTTCATGTTTGTCATTTCATGGGAGTAATGCATAGAGACCTAAAGCCTGAGAATTTCTTGCTTGTTAACAGAGATGAACATTCACCCATTAAAGCCACTGATTTTGGACTCTCTGTCTTCATTGAGCAAG GAAGAGTTTACAAGGACATAGTAGGAAGTGCCTATTATGTGGCCCCAGAAGTATTGAGGCGAAATTATGGGAAGGAGATTGATGTTTGGAGTGCTGGAGTCATTTTATACATTCTTCTAAGTGGGGTTCCTCCATTCTGGGGAG AGACCGAGAAAACGATTTTTGAAGCAATTTGGGAAGGAAAACTTGACTTGCAAAGCTCACCATGGCCTTCTATATCTGCTTCTGCAAAGGATCTCATTGCAAAGATGTTGAGGATAGACCCTAGAAGAAGAATTACAGCTGCTGAAGCCCTTG aacATCCATGGCTGAAGGAAGATGGTGAAGTCTCTGATAAACCTATTGACAGTGCTGTTCTAATAAGGATGAAGCAATTCAGGGCAATGAACAAAATGAAGAAACTTGCTCTCAAG GTAATAGCAGAGAACCTTTCAGAAGAAGAAATCCATGGTTTGAGACAAATGTTCAACAACATGGACACAGATGGAAGTGGCACAATCACACTAGAAGAATTGAAAACTGGGTTGTCTCGATTGGGATCTAAGCTTTCTGAATCTGAAATACAGCAGCTGATGGAAGCT GCTGATGTTGATCAAAACGGGGCTATAGATTACATCGAATTCATTACTGCTACCATGCATCGACAcagacttgatagagatgaaaACTTGAGGAAGGCTTTCAAATATTTTGACAAGGATGAAAGCGG TTATATCACAAGAGAAGAAATAAGGCAAGCTATGACTCAGTATGGAATGGGTGACGAAGCTATCATAGATGAAATCCTTGATGATATTGATACCGACAAA